The genome window tacgtgctctaccaccgagctacaccctccccttgaCCCATTCTCTTGATTCAACTTCTGAACCACCCCCCTCAGGTTGCTGACCTATTCTCCAGCCCCTAACCCCTGACCTGTCTGACCCTCTTCCTGACTTCTGACCCTTTCCCTAAGGCATCTGTGGGTGGTTTTGGAAGGCTAAAAACCAGGAATGTCTCTTTAGCCATGGTGCCTCCCCATGGCCTCTGTGACCTTCAAGCTCTGTGCCCCTCCGACCAGGCTCTGGCACGAGGCGGCTGGTGAAAGCCGCATCCATAGGCACCGAATCTTCTGATGACTTTGAGGAGCGAGACCCTGGTGAGGCTGGAAGCAAGtgaaggggtggggagtggggatggACTAGGCACCGCTGACCCTGTCTTCCCGCAGATCTGGGAGATGGGCTGGACAACGGGCCAGGCACCCCCTTCAAGAAATGGACACTGTCCTGCGCAGCCCAGACCCACCGGCTGCGGCGGCTGCGGGGCCCAGCCAAGTGCCGAGAGTGTGAGGCTTTCATGGTCAGCGGGACCGAGTGCGAGGAGGTGCGGCCTGGGCCAATGACCTGTTGACCTCTGCTGACCCTCAGTGACCTGAATCCAGGCACCTCCTTGACCTGAAATCCCTAAGACCTTCCCACCCCTGGGATCTGCCCTGATCTGATGATGTCCTATGAACCCCCTGCTCCTGCTGCGGATCCCTATGACCTTCTCTTCCCCCACTGACCCCTGATGACCTCCCTGTCCCTGTGATCTTCCCCTCAGTGCTTTCTGACCTGCCACAAGCGCTGCCTCGAGACGCTACTGATCTTCTGCGGACATAAGCGGCTTCCAGCCCGGGCCCCCCTCTTTGGGGTCAACTTCCTGCAACTGCCCAGGAACTTCCCCGAGGAGGTGCCCTTTGTGATCAGCAGGTGCACGGCCGAGATAGAACAGCGTGCCCTGGGTGTGCAGGTGCCACCTTGACCCTTGACCTTTGACCCTTGACCATCCCCAATAGTGATCCAGCCCTCTCAATGGCTGGAATGCAAGCCAGATATCCATTTCCCACTCCTGCCCTGCAGGGCATTTATCGGGTCAGCGGATCCCGGGTCCGCGTGGAACGGCTATGCCAGGCTTTTGAGAACGGCCGAGAATTGGTTGACTTGTCAGGGAACTCGCCTCACGATGTCTCGAGTGTTCTCAAGCGATTCCTCCAGGAGGTGGGTGCTCAGCGGCTCAGGAGTCAGGGGCCAGGTGGGCTCAGGCTGAGGACCCTCTGCAGCCTACCCATACCCTTGTCCCCCCTGCCATTCCACCCCCAGCTCACTGACCCTGTGGTCCCCTTCCACCTCTACGACGCCTTCATCTCTCTGGCTAAGACCCTGCATGCAGACCCTGGGCAAGACCCTGGGaccctcagccccagccctgaGGTTATCTGCTCGCTGAAGACCCTCTTGGTGCAGCTGCCTGACTCTAACTACAACACCCTGCGGCACCTGGTGGCCCATCTGTTCAGGTGTGCACTGTCCTTGACCTTGACATTAGACTTCTGACCTAAGTCATGGATCTGTGACCCCCTTCCCTGGACATGCAACTACTGACGCCTGACACTGACCTCTGACTTTTGCATGTGTTTTCTGAGCTCTGAAACTCAATACATGACTCCTGACTTTGGGTGCTGAGTCCAATCCCCATCACTAGGCATGTGGCTGCTAGTTGCCAACAATGACTGAGACTACTTACTCATGACTTGGGCAAGTCGCCACTAGCCTGGCTTGTAGGTCCTACCTGATCACTAATATCCATGCACTCTGCCGACCCTTCTCCTCACACTGTCCCCAGGGTGGCTGCACAGTTTAAGAAGAACAAGATGTCTGCCAACAACCTGGGCATCGTGTTTGGGCCGACACTGCTGCGGCCGCCGGACGGTACAGGAGAAGCCACTGCCGGCCCTGTCACCTGCCTGCTGGACTCCGGGCACCAGGCCCAGCTCATCGAGTTCCTCATTGTGCACTATGAGCAGATCTTTGGGACTGATGAGCTCCTCCTGGCCACTGAGCCCCTGCCCCAAGACCCCAGCCCACCCACTGAGATCCTCCCACCCAGTCCCCAGCTGCCACACCCACAACTTGCCCAGgaccccctgcccccatccctaacctgggaccCCAACCCAGACCCCATGCCCCTTAGTCCCCTGGAGAAGCATCCTGAAGTCATGCCTCCAGAGGTAAGAACCCGCTGGGCCCACAGACATGGGGAGAGCCTTCTCGCCATTTAATCCTCTCACTCTACTGtctgccttcctttccctttaaaattttctattccattccctccttcctcttcttattTATCCTGTGCTCATTCTGAAAGGAAAGGTGAGGAACAGAGTGATGGGAAATAATGGAGTGATAACTGGGTACAACGTTGCAGAGATACTAATGGGTACCATTCAATCCTTCATcagaatatttactgaacaccttggacacctactatatgccaagtATTGTTCTAGGCATGACAGATACATCAGGGAGCAAAATATTCAAAGACCCCATCCTCTTGGTGCCCACATTCTAGTGGGAAGGAAACcaacaataaacaataaatatgATACAAAGTCAGGTATACAGGATGTTACAAGGTGATGAGTaccatggaaaaaagaaaaggtaacatAAGGTAAGAGACATGGAAGGCACCAAGGTAAGAGGTGGAGGGCAGTCTGTAGTAGTAAATTGGATGCTGTGGGTGGGTCTCATGGAGAAGATGGGTTTGAGCAAAGACTGGAAGGATGTGAGAGGGGAGTAAGCCAGGTGGAGATCAGGGGAAGGgtgttccaggcaaagggaacagccaATACAAAGTCCCTGAGATGGGACCATGCCTAGTGTGTTCAGGGCACAGCCCCACACTGTAATGAATGAGTGACAGGACAGTGGCAGGAAGGGAGGCTAAAGAGGGGTGTTCCAACCACCACTGGCTGCATGCCTACAAGGCATGGGTGCTTGCCCAGTAAGTGTCATTAGAGGCAAATACCGTTAGTAAAAACCACTTACAGATGAGACACCTATGGGGGGCTTCCTGTCCCTCAGATCCAGCTACACCCAGCATTCCTGAGAGTTTGGATCTCTCCTACAGCACCCCAGAGCTGGGAAAGGGGGCTGCCAGCAAGGTGTAGGGCTCTGAGAACTGGAATACTTCAGAAAGTGCTCACGACATGTAGGAAGAATTCCAAGTGCTATTAGCatttagcaaaaggataaacTAAAAAATATACAGATAAACTAAAAAGCAAGTCTAAAATTGCAGAAAGCAGAGAAGGATGGAGACCAATAGTTTACTTGTTCTGAATGCAGAGATGGCTGTCACTTTCTGGGCTGGTCTTCTGCTGAACAAAGGCATTCCTGCCCTCACAGACTCCACAGTTGAGATTAATGGCACTGCTCTTCGCAGCGAGGCAAGCAATACACTCTTAAAGACATCATTTCTCCCCAGATATCAGAACTGCAAAGTAACTTTGGCAGGTCCAAGAGTCTGGAAGAACTGGGAATTTATTGCCGGGTTTCTCATTCTTGGGTTTCTCCTTGCAGATTCCAACCCTGCAGAATGACCAGGGAGAGGAAGTAGCCAAAGACACCAAAAAtgagggaggggaaggtgagTGTTTTGGGGGTAGCCCCAGGGTTCTAGGGCTGAGTGATGACAATGGGAAAGGGAGGAGTATCCAGAGGACTTAGGGGTGCTCAGCACTGACCACTCCATCTCACAGCGTCCAGCCAAGGCTCCAAGGACTCATTCTTGGGGACACAATCCCGTGGGCACTTCAGCCGCCAGCCTGTGAAGTATCCCCGGGGGGGCACGCGGCCTGTCACCCACCAGCTGTCCAGCTTGGCCCTAGTAGCATCCAAATTGTGCGAGGAAACCCCTGTCACATCAGTGCCCCAAGGGAGCTTGCGGTGGCGAGGACCGGGCCCTGCTGCCACCTCCCGTGAGGGCAGTCCTCTGCGCCGCACTCCACTGCCCAAGCATTTTGAGATTACCCAGGAGACAGCCCGGCTACTCTCCAAGCTGTACGAGTCTGTGCCCAAGGCCACCTGCTGCCCAGACCCTCAGACTGAGGAAGCTGAGGACCATCTCTGACCAAGATGCCCAGGACTGAAGAGATGGATTCACTTCTCCCCAGGAGTTCAGTGTTGCGGTGTCCAGAGCATTCCTATGTGGAAAGACTATACCACCCCGGGGAGGACTAAAACCTTTTTTTGGGGCAATGTACAGGGATCCCCCCAATAGATATCAAGCATCAGGGCCACTCAGGTTCAAAGGTCATTCAGGGTCAACACTCAGGGTCAAAACATGTCATAGGATCCTTGAGGTCACCCTAGTCTCTAATCCCTGGGACAGAGGTGCTTTTTGCTTCTTTGGTTGTGGCCACTCCCCATCTCTGTCTGCCTCCTTAGCTGATCCCAAGTGACCAGCTCTTGGAGGGTGTGAGCAACGCAGACTTAACATCCTGGTGGTGCCTGGGGTCTGGTGGCCTCTGAATAAACTGAGTCCTTTATACCCTTGAGTGCCTTTATACCCCTGAGTGCTAGGGAAGAGTGACAGAGGAGAGGTCGGTAAAATCCTTCcgctccattttacagaccaggaaaAACAGACCCCCTTTCTTTCATCCCAGAACACCCACGAGAACCTACCAGCAGTAGGGGCTGTGCCTGGGCACCTGGCTGAGTCACATTGGGGCCTCCCTCCCAGAGCTCCGTGTCCCTGATCCGGTCCTGCATAATCAAATATAACAAAGTGCAGATAACTGGGACAATGGGGCTGTGTGCTCTGGGCCGTGGGAGCCCAGGGCCGCCACAGGCGTGGGCCGAGTAGGGAACAGCGCTGCCAGGGGCGGGATTTCGAGAAATCTGAGTGTGGTCGGACGGTCAGCTGGCGCCAGAGTGGTCCACGGAGCAAGGGAAGCCGCAGCGCGCGATAGCTCCGGGCCGAAGAAGCCGAGGCGGGGCTGGGGTCTCGGCGGTGGGAGCCGGGTCGGATCAGGGCGTGGCTTGGAACTCGGCGACGGATTGGACACGAGGAAGCGGgaggggtggggccggggcgggggcgcggACCCTGAGACCACCCGGAGGTGGGCCCTGGCGGCGCGAGGTCACGGCGGGAATTCTCCGGCAGCAAGTGGCTCAGCCCCGCGAAGGCCCAAAACTGCGGGCGCATGAGGTGTGCGGGGACGAGGGGTGGGGGTCCTCCGCCGGAAGTGGACGGGGCGACCGAGGGGCCGCGAGgcagggaggaaatgagggagctGTGGTTCCGGGCGACCCTGTCCTCGC of Vicugna pacos chromosome 22, VicPac4, whole genome shotgun sequence contains these proteins:
- the GMIP gene encoding GEM-interacting protein isoform X1; translation: MDTTEPGLPPAPESRKRYSDIFRSLDNLEISLGNVTFEMLAGDPVLSGDPEPDKTPTATLTSETSHWSVSSPEGPAPLTGEELDLRLIRTKGGVDAALDYAKTWSRYAKELLSWTEKRASHELEFAKSIMKIAEAGKMTIHQQSHMPLQYIYALFLEHDLSLGALALETVAQQKRDYYQPLAAKRTEIEKWRKEFKEQWMKEQKRMNEAVQALRRAQLQYMQRSEDLRVRSQVSPEDSGPQASPGPNRQQERRRRSREEAQAKAQEAEALYQACVREANARQQDLEAAKQRIVSHVRKLVLQGDEVLRRVTLGLFRLRGAQAERGPRAFAALAECCAPFEPGQRYQEFVRVLQPASPPPPPPAFSFQEFMYSSPLDTKKKLSGPPPPRLDESATEPSPWEDTGTGWQGTPGSDVDSVGGSSESQPLDSPTSSPGSGTRRLVKAASIGTESSDDFEERDPDLGDGLDNGPGTPFKKWTLSCAAQTHRLRRLRGPAKCRECEAFMVSGTECEECFLTCHKRCLETLLIFCGHKRLPARAPLFGVNFLQLPRNFPEEVPFVISRCTAEIEQRALGVQGIYRVSGSRVRVERLCQAFENGRELVDLSGNSPHDVSSVLKRFLQELTDPVVPFHLYDAFISLAKTLHADPGQDPGTLSPSPEVICSLKTLLVQLPDSNYNTLRHLVAHLFRVAAQFKKNKMSANNLGIVFGPTLLRPPDGTGEATAGPVTCLLDSGHQAQLIEFLIVHYEQIFGTDELLLATEPLPQDPSPPTEILPPSPQLPHPQLAQDPLPPSLTWDPNPDPMPLSPLEKHPEVMPPEIPTLQNDQGEEVAKDTKNEGGEASSQGSKDSFLGTQSRGHFSRQPVKYPRGGTRPVTHQLSSLALVASKLCEETPVTSVPQGSLRWRGPGPAATSREGSPLRRTPLPKHFEITQETARLLSKLYESVPKATCCPDPQTEEAEDHL
- the GMIP gene encoding GEM-interacting protein isoform X2 — its product is MDTTEPGLPPAPESRKRYSDIFRSLDNLEISLGNVTFEMLAGDPVLSGDPEPDKTPTATLTSETSHWSVSSPEGPAPLTGEELDLRLIRTKGGVDAALDYAKTWSRYAKELLSWTEKRASHELEFAKSIMKIAEAGKMTIHQQSHMPLQYIYALFLEHDLSLGALALETVAQQKRDYYQPLAAKRTEIEKWRKEFKEQWMKEQKRMNEAVQALRRAQLQYMQRSEDLRVRSQVSPEDSGPQASPGPNRQQERRRRSREEAQAKAQEAEALYQACVREANARQQDLEAAKQRIVSHVRKLVLQGDEVLRRVTLGLFRLRGAQAERGPRAFAALAECCAPFEPGQRYQEFVRVLQPASPPPPPPAFSFQEFMYSSPLDTKKKLSGPPPPRLDESATEPSPWEDTGTGWQGTPGSDVDSVGGSSESQPLDSPTSSPGSGTRRLVKAASIGTESSDDFEERDPDLGDGLDNGPGTPFKKWTLSCAAQTHRLRRLRGPAKCRECEAFMVSGTECEECFLTCHKRCLETLLIFCGHKRLPARAPLFGVNFLQLPRNFPEEVPFVISRAFIGSADPGSAWNGYARLLRTAENWLTCQGTRLTMSRVFSSDSSRRVAAQFKKNKMSANNLGIVFGPTLLRPPDGTGEATAGPVTCLLDSGHQAQLIEFLIVHYEQIFGTDELLLATEPLPQDPSPPTEILPPSPQLPHPQLAQDPLPPSLTWDPNPDPMPLSPLEKHPEVMPPEIPTLQNDQGEEVAKDTKNEGGEASSQGSKDSFLGTQSRGHFSRQPVKYPRGGTRPVTHQLSSLALVASKLCEETPVTSVPQGSLRWRGPGPAATSREGSPLRRTPLPKHFEITQETARLLSKLYESVPKATCCPDPQTEEAEDHL